Genomic DNA from Peribacillus simplex NBRC 15720 = DSM 1321:
CCAATTGGGTTTTATGAAGAAAAGGCAGTCCAATTTTACCTTTTTCGAATATAATGAGAGGAAAAATGAAACTATTTTTCATTTGATTCGTAATTATTCATATGAGAAAGGAGGAGAAGACACTATGCCTACTAAAGATGAAAGAGTGTTTGCTGCCCTTATTTATGTGATCAGCTTTTTTACAGCATTTATCGGTCCTTTGGTGATTTGGTTATTGAAGAAGGACTCGTCACAATTTGTGGATTATCACGGAAGGGAATACCTGAATTTTTTCATTTCCTATACCGTATATTCGATAGTTGCAGGGATACTCACTATAATATTAGTTGGATTCTTGCTATTGCCGGTTATCGGGATAGCTTTAGTTGTATTCACCATCATTGCTG
This window encodes:
- a CDS encoding DUF4870 domain-containing protein translates to MPTKDERVFAALIYVISFFTAFIGPLVIWLLKKDSSQFVDYHGREYLNFFISYTVYSIVAGILTIILVGFLLLPVIGIALVVFTIIAAVRAYEGTDYRFPLIFRIL